The DNA region CCCGCGCCGCCGCGCAGCACCAGCGCGGGCGACTCCATGCCGCGGGCGCGCCGCAGGTAGGGCTGGACCACGCCGAGGTCCCGGCTCTGGCGGCGGCCGCCGGCGCCGAGCCGGCCGTCCCCCGCCGAGCCCTCGACCAGGTAGGCGGTGAACCGGGGGGTCTCGTCGAAGACCCGGATCTCGAACCCGCCCTGGTCGCGCAGCCGGGCGCGGACCCGGCGGACGTGCAGGATGTTCATCTGGATCGAGCGGGCGAGTTCGCCCCGTCCGAGGCCGAGTTCGCGTTCGCGGCGGCGGACGGCGCTGCTGGCCGGGTTGAGGAAGAGCAGTCGCACCCGGCAGCCGTCGGTAGCGAGCCGGACAAGCCGCTTGCCGGTGTAGTTCTGGCAGAGCATGCCGAGGCCGATGCCGAGCGCGTCGAGCCGCCGGGCGCCGTCGAGCAGGTCCTCGACGGGCAGGTCGCGCTGGAGCCGGACCCGGTCAGGGTGGACGGCGACGACGTCCGCGTACCGGCCGGCGACCAGGGACTCGACGACGTCGGCGGGGACGCCGCCGGACCCGCCGTCGAGCAGGGCGAGCAGCCGGGCGGCGGCGCGCTCGGTCTGGGCGAGGACGGTGCCGGTGAGGACCCGGTTGCGGGAGACGACGTGCCGGGCGACCTCCAGTTCGTCCAGGGCCAGCTCTATCTCCCGGCGGTCCGCCAGGTAGGGCTCGAAGCACGGCCAGTGCTGGACCATCAGCTCGCGCAGCTGCGGCAGGGTGAGGAAGACCAGCGGGTCGTCGTCGGCCGGGTCGAGCAGGTAGCCCTTGCGGCGGCTGACCTCGCGGACGGCGCCGGCCCGGTGCGCCCACTCCTCGCCGGCCGGTCCGGCGGCGGCGGTGACCCAGTCCTCGCCGTGGGCGGGCGCGTAGATCGGGTGGAGCACCTCGTCGACGAGCGAGCGGAGCCGCTGCTCGACCAGGTTGAGCCAGACGTAGGCGCGGCCGGAGAGCCGGACCCGCTGGTAGGCGTCGTCCCACTCGGCACCGGACCACGCGAGCGCGGGGACCTCGACCGGCCCGCCCTGGGCGGGCACGACCGCCCGGCCGGTCAGGGCGGGGCGCATGACGACCGTCGGCGCCTCGCTGCGGGCGCCGCCCCGGTCGGGGCCGCCGGGCCCACCGCCACGTCCGCCGGCGGGGAACACCATGCGCCACCTCACCTGGTTCCTGCTCGGAGCCGCCCGGCCCGCCGTACGGGTTGCCGTACGCCGGCCGGCTGTGCTGCTGTCTGGATGCTGTCCGTGTGCCGTCCGCCCGTCTCGTCCGGAACGGCTCACCGCCGGGCCTTCTGATGCTTCGCCACGTGTGCGGGGCGGCCGGACGATCAAGGGTACTGCCCGCCGCGAACCGCCCGCAGCCGGTTCCGCCACGGCGGCCACCGGCCCCCTCCCGCCCCAACCGTCTCACCTGCCCCGCCCGCCCGGAAGCCCCCGGGCGCCGCCGGGACGGCCCGCGGACGACACCGCGACGACACCGCGACGGCGCCGCGGGGATCCGGCCGCGACCACGGCGGCCCCGCGGTGCCCCCGCGACGAGCCCGGGGAGGCACCCGGGGGCGTGCCGGGGAAGCGCCGAAGGGGCCCCGGGCACCCGGGCGGACACCCGTTCGGGCGAATCCGGCACAAATGGCCCCGCCCGCGGGGGACGCGTCGGGGAGTATGCGGACTGTGCCGTACGTCACGGCACGCGACCGTCGCACATGCCCGGCCGCCCGGCCGGGAAGAGAGCGTCGGGGTCCGGCCCGACCATCGGACTGACTGTCAGTTCTCCTTCTATGCAAGGAAGTTGAGGAGCCATGCAGGTCTGGCCAGGGAAGCCATACCCCCTCGGTGCCACCTACGACGGGGCCGGCACCAACTTCGCGGTCTTCTCGGAGAGCGCCGACCGGATCGAGCTCTGCCTGCTCGG from Kitasatospora sp. NBC_00458 includes:
- a CDS encoding SAV2148 family HEPN domain-containing protein, which encodes MVFPAGGRGGGPGGPDRGGARSEAPTVVMRPALTGRAVVPAQGGPVEVPALAWSGAEWDDAYQRVRLSGRAYVWLNLVEQRLRSLVDEVLHPIYAPAHGEDWVTAAAGPAGEEWAHRAGAVREVSRRKGYLLDPADDDPLVFLTLPQLRELMVQHWPCFEPYLADRREIELALDELEVARHVVSRNRVLTGTVLAQTERAAARLLALLDGGSGGVPADVVESLVAGRYADVVAVHPDRVRLQRDLPVEDLLDGARRLDALGIGLGMLCQNYTGKRLVRLATDGCRVRLLFLNPASSAVRRRERELGLGRGELARSIQMNILHVRRVRARLRDQGGFEIRVFDETPRFTAYLVEGSAGDGRLGAGGRRQSRDLGVVQPYLRRARGMESPALVLRGGAGQQPGGTDAGLLEVYREEFEGIWADSRPVS